A region of Desertifilum tharense IPPAS B-1220 DNA encodes the following proteins:
- a CDS encoding ATP-binding protein — translation MKHRPCQPIKSFPLQWVLILPFALQIFGAVGLVGYLSFKNGQKAVSHLADRLMDRTSTMVSQHLEDYLSVPHQIAQINADAIQMGLLNVRDRETVGRYFWHQMQAYEVSYIGIGLTTGEGVGAARYDGVTITLDDWSAKPPNNWYSYALNDRGDRTEVLETLDWNNFEETWYTEPIKAGQPIWSPIYTINYPDRIYIATSAGRPIYDAQNRLLGMVSIDVSLLKLSDFLRSSEVSEKGQVFILERSGALIANSGFQRPFRFVNGEAQLLQAIESNDPIIQGIAQQIQEEFKGFQAITQTQKFRFQWQGERYYVQITPWRDNYGLDWLLVINVPESTFMAEIVANNRTTVGLCLVALVVAALMGWWTSRWIMRPIRRLNHASQAMAAGELDQAIEPSRIQEFNSLADSFNYMVSQLRESFVALEESNVELENRVEQRTIELKNTLSELQKTQAQVIQSEKMSSLGQLVAGVAHEINNPVNFIHGNLSHLDGYTQDLVRMLQLYQRLHPDNDPQIQALAEELDLEFLIEDVEKILTSMKMGTDRIRTIVLSLRNFSRMDEAEFKAVDIHEGIESTLLILQHRLKARVERPAIEVIREYGELPLVECYPGQFNQVIMNIIVNAIDALDEMPVTDCASQLTIRTVTNGEWAEIAIADNGPGMPESIKPYIFNPFFTTKPIGKGTGMGMAISHQIITEKHHGKLECFSTPGEGTEFVIQIPLKQENVKD, via the coding sequence ATGAAACATCGTCCTTGCCAACCAATCAAGTCTTTTCCCTTACAATGGGTTCTGATTTTACCATTTGCCTTGCAAATCTTTGGAGCCGTTGGTTTAGTCGGTTATTTGTCTTTTAAAAATGGCCAAAAAGCCGTTAGTCACCTCGCCGATCGGTTAATGGATCGTACGAGTACAATGGTGAGCCAGCATTTGGAAGATTATCTCTCCGTTCCTCACCAGATTGCTCAAATTAATGCAGATGCGATTCAGATGGGATTGCTGAACGTGCGCGATCGCGAAACGGTGGGGCGCTATTTTTGGCATCAAATGCAGGCGTATGAAGTCAGTTACATTGGTATTGGGCTGACGACGGGTGAAGGTGTTGGCGCTGCCCGCTACGATGGCGTTACAATTACGCTAGACGATTGGTCAGCTAAACCGCCCAATAATTGGTATAGTTATGCCTTAAATGACCGGGGCGATCGCACTGAAGTTTTAGAAACGCTCGATTGGAATAACTTTGAGGAAACTTGGTACACTGAACCCATCAAAGCAGGTCAGCCAATTTGGTCGCCAATTTATACAATTAATTATCCCGATCGCATTTATATTGCTACTTCCGCCGGCCGTCCCATCTATGATGCCCAGAATCGCTTGCTAGGCATGGTGAGTATTGATGTTTCGTTATTGAAACTGAGCGATTTCTTGCGGAGTTCTGAGGTGAGTGAAAAGGGTCAAGTTTTTATTTTAGAACGCAGCGGGGCGCTCATTGCGAATTCGGGTTTCCAAAGACCCTTTCGCTTTGTCAATGGGGAAGCTCAACTTCTGCAAGCGATTGAAAGTAACGATCCCATTATTCAGGGCATTGCTCAACAAATTCAAGAAGAGTTTAAAGGATTTCAAGCGATTACTCAAACCCAAAAGTTCCGCTTCCAGTGGCAAGGAGAGCGTTATTACGTTCAAATTACCCCTTGGCGCGATAATTATGGTTTGGATTGGTTGCTGGTCATTAATGTCCCGGAAAGCACTTTTATGGCAGAAATTGTTGCCAATAACCGAACAACAGTGGGGTTATGTTTGGTAGCATTGGTTGTTGCCGCCTTGATGGGATGGTGGACTTCTCGCTGGATTATGCGCCCAATTCGCCGCCTGAACCACGCGAGTCAAGCAATGGCAGCAGGAGAGTTAGATCAAGCCATTGAACCTAGTCGCATTCAAGAGTTTAATAGTTTGGCTGACTCTTTTAATTATATGGTTAGCCAGTTGCGCGAGTCGTTTGTGGCTTTGGAAGAGAGTAATGTTGAATTGGAAAATCGGGTTGAACAGCGGACGATTGAACTCAAAAATACATTAAGCGAGTTGCAAAAAACTCAAGCACAGGTGATTCAAAGCGAAAAAATGTCCAGTTTGGGTCAACTGGTGGCAGGGGTTGCCCATGAAATTAATAATCCTGTTAATTTTATTCATGGCAATCTGAGTCATTTAGATGGCTACACGCAGGATTTGGTAAGAATGCTGCAACTGTATCAGCGGTTGCATCCTGACAACGATCCGCAGATCCAGGCTTTAGCAGAAGAACTGGATTTGGAGTTTTTGATTGAGGATGTGGAGAAAATTCTCACTTCTATGAAGATGGGAACCGATCGCATCCGCACGATTGTGTTGAGTTTGCGAAACTTTTCGCGCATGGATGAGGCGGAGTTTAAAGCGGTGGATATCCATGAAGGGATTGAAAGCACGCTGTTGATTTTACAACATCGCTTGAAGGCTAGGGTAGAACGACCCGCGATTGAGGTGATTCGCGAGTATGGCGAGTTGCCGCTGGTGGAATGTTATCCGGGGCAATTCAATCAGGTGATCATGAATATTATTGTGAATGCGATTGATGCTTTAGATGAAATGCCGGTTACAGATTGTGCGAGTCAGCTTACGATTCGGACGGTGACGAATGGGGAATGGGCAGAAATTGCGATCGCCGATAATGGCCCCGGTATGCCAGAGTCGATTAAGCCTTATATTTTCAATCCCTTTTTCACGACAAAACCGATTGGTAAGGGAACGGGGATGGGGATGGCAATTAGTCACCAAATTATCACCGAAAAACACCACGGCAAGTTAGAGTGTTTTTCGACCCCCGGTGAAGGGACGGAGTTTGTGATTCAGATTCCTCTCAAGCAGGAAAATGTAAAGGATTGA
- a CDS encoding tetratricopeptide repeat protein, whose product MENQRLQADGDAMSLPNLETYLPVLTELLQATQESQGDRQVVYPLLQAHLDKLDVEFARVLQQWATATLTQLAPEPAYRLINAIATFSHLIRRFPEGSRSANLEISIAGYQLVATALTPQTHPELWAATQNSLGIAYSQRLQKDRAQNLESAIAAFQQALQIYTPEAFPHDWATLQNNLGGAYLNRSQGDRAQNIEQAIAAFQQALQTCPRHAFPEAWADSHYHLGKAYHERSQGNSRSQNLEQAIAHYQQALEIYIRAEFPKQWATLHQYLATAYLNRSLGDRAENLEKAIASYQKALQFYTDETFPENWAAIQRNLGSAYFERLRGNRAQNLERAIFANKQALTIHTRAAFPLKWAMTQRHLATVYLHRIYGERGDNLERAIAASQKALQIYTREAFPEDWATLQNNLGLIHIYRLYGEKTANLKKAIAAFQNALTIPNAQPLPQNQACNLFNLGVAYQQTHQLPQAYNTFAQAIEIVEQIPGAIVSGEDASPQLAEKWHTLYRRMVEVCLALGRYTEALKYVERSKTRTLFELLTIHDFYPKGEIPLEIQTHLGEASAE is encoded by the coding sequence ATGGAAAACCAACGCTTGCAAGCTGATGGGGACGCGATGTCACTCCCTAATTTAGAGACGTATTTGCCCGTTTTAACTGAACTCTTGCAAGCCACGCAAGAGAGTCAAGGCGATCGCCAAGTCGTGTATCCGTTATTGCAAGCCCATCTCGATAAACTAGACGTTGAATTTGCACGGGTTTTGCAACAGTGGGCCACCGCTACCTTAACGCAACTTGCTCCAGAACCCGCCTATCGCCTCATTAACGCGATCGCCACCTTTAGCCACCTGATTCGACGGTTTCCCGAAGGCAGTCGCAGCGCCAATCTCGAAATTAGCATCGCCGGTTATCAACTCGTCGCCACCGCCTTGACTCCCCAAACTCACCCCGAACTGTGGGCAGCGACGCAAAATAGTTTAGGCATCGCCTATTCTCAACGCCTGCAAAAAGACCGCGCCCAGAACTTAGAAAGTGCGATCGCCGCCTTCCAACAAGCGCTGCAAATCTACACCCCAGAAGCCTTTCCCCACGATTGGGCCACCCTGCAAAATAACCTAGGGGGGGCTTACCTGAACCGCAGCCAAGGCGATCGCGCCCAGAATATCGAACAGGCGATCGCGGCCTTCCAACAAGCCTTACAAACTTGCCCGCGCCACGCCTTCCCCGAAGCTTGGGCCGACAGCCACTATCATCTCGGCAAAGCCTACCACGAACGCAGCCAAGGCAACTCGCGCAGCCAAAATTTAGAACAGGCGATCGCCCATTACCAACAAGCCTTAGAAATTTACATCCGGGCTGAGTTTCCCAAACAATGGGCAACCCTCCACCAATACCTAGCAACCGCCTATCTTAACCGCAGCCTGGGCGATCGCGCTGAAAACCTCGAAAAAGCGATCGCCTCTTACCAAAAGGCCCTGCAATTCTACACCGATGAAACCTTCCCCGAAAATTGGGCCGCGATCCAAAGAAACCTAGGAAGCGCCTACTTTGAACGCCTCCGAGGGAACCGCGCCCAGAACCTAGAACGCGCCATCTTTGCCAACAAACAAGCCTTAACCATCCACACCCGCGCCGCCTTCCCCCTGAAATGGGCGATGACTCAACGGCATCTCGCCACCGTTTACCTGCACCGCATCTATGGCGAGAGAGGCGATAACTTAGAAAGAGCGATCGCCGCCTCCCAAAAAGCCCTACAAATCTATACCCGCGAAGCCTTTCCCGAAGATTGGGCCACCCTGCAAAATAACCTGGGACTGATTCACATCTACCGCCTTTACGGGGAAAAAACAGCGAACCTCAAAAAGGCGATCGCTGCCTTCCAAAACGCCCTAACCATTCCCAACGCCCAACCGCTACCCCAAAACCAAGCGTGCAACCTCTTTAACCTCGGCGTGGCTTACCAACAAACCCACCAGTTGCCGCAAGCTTACAACACCTTCGCCCAAGCCATCGAGATTGTCGAACAAATCCCCGGCGCGATCGTTTCCGGCGAGGATGCTTCACCGCAACTCGCCGAAAAATGGCATACCCTCTATCGCCGCATGGTCGAAGTTTGCCTCGCCTTGGGTCGCTATACCGAGGCGCTAAAATACGTAGAACGCAGCAAAACCCGCACCCTGTTTGAATTACTCACCATTCACGACTTCTACCCCAAAGGCGAAATTCCCCTAGAAATTCAAACCCATTTGGGAGAAGCAAGCGCTGAATAG
- a CDS encoding DUF433 domain-containing protein: protein MSYRNIITIESGKRGGKPCIRRMRITVYDVLGWLAAGMSHAEILDDFPELTEEDIRACLDCLELY from the coding sequence ATGAGTTATCGAAATATTATTACCATTGAATCTGGAAAACGGGGTGGAAAGCCTTGTATTAGACGAATGCGGATTACTGTGTATGATGTGCTTGGCTGGCTGGCAGCAGGAATGTCCCATGCAGAAATTTTAGATGATTTTCCAGAGTTAACCGAAGAAGATATTAGAGCCTGCTTAGATTGCCTTGAATTGTACTAA